The following DNA comes from Picosynechococcus sp. PCC 7003.
GATCGAGACTGAGATCTGTACCTGTAAATTGGTAAAATCCTAAACTACCGCAATCCCCTAAACCTCTGCCTTTTGTAAAAATGCTAATAGTTTGGGTACTTGGATCATATTCTGAATAGCCAGCCCGGGTTACTTCTGTTTCTTTAATTAATTGTTGATCCGCATCTTGGTAGAAATAGGTAATCGGCAATGGCGTTAGATCAAACTGATCGCCGTCTCTTTGGTATAAAAAATAATCCTGGAGCAGTTGATAGGCCGTCGAGCCACAAACAAGGTGAACAAGATATTCATTTTCGCCTACACGGTAAACATTAGATGCAGCCTCTGTAAGCTCCGATTCAAATCTAAACTCTTGGCAAAGCCCCAAGTTTTCCCGATTTTCTATGAGCTCCGGAATAATTTGTGCACGAATGTCGGGAGAGAGATAATCATTAGAATTTGTCTCTGATACTTCCTTTGTATCCGCTCCTTGAGAATTGACTAGAGGCAATGGTTCAGCGGGGACAGGAATCGGTTTTTCTGTAATATCGGTAGTTGTAGTTCCGTCGGGTTCAGGGGCAATGGGTTCAGAGCGATTTTGGCAACTGCTCAACCCCAAGCCAAAGCTCACTAGGGTACTACAAACGATATATTTAAACCTCATGTATCCGACCTCCATTGACGAAACCACAAGAAAATTTCCGAGTTTTTTAGAGGGCAAGGGAAGAACTTAATTTTGCAAAGATCATCCGCCCCGCAGAAGTTTGCAAAGATGAGGTAACGGTTACAGCAACATCAGAGCCCATAAATTCTTTTCCTTCTTCGACAACAACCATAGTGCCGTCTTCTAAATAACCAACCCCTTGTTTTTCCTCCTTCCCTTGCTTGAGGATTTTGACATCTAAATTATCCCCAGGGAGATAGATAGGCCGAATCGCTTGGGCGAGGTCATTAATATTTAAAATCTCAACTTTTTGGAGATTGGCAACTTTTTGGAGGTTGTAATCGTTAGTTAATAAAATGCCATTAATCTCCTGGGCCAGATGGACTAATTTTGCATCAACGGTATTAATATCATCGTAGTCTGCAGGGTTTACAGAAACCCGTTTCGGAAAACGATTTTGCATACTCTGGAGAATATCTAGGCCCCTTCTACCCTTCGCTCGCTTTTGGTCGTTGCTGGCGTCGGCGAGTTGCTGTAATTCGTTGAGGACAAAGATTGGAATCAGAATTTGTCCTTCGATAAAACCTGTTTTGAGGAGTTCTTCTAGGCGACCGTCAATGATACAGCTTGTGTCGATGATTTTTGTGGGGGAAGGACGGAGGGTGCCTTCGGCAACGAGGAGGGTATCTAAACTATTGGGGTTGATCAGCCGCAGAAAAGTACGTCCATGGACATCGGCGAGGCTCACACCAAGGTACGCAAAGGTGATACTACCGAGAATGGCAAAGGTGGGTTTCAGGAAACCAAACTCCGAAGGAATCGGCAACAGAAAAATGGGGGCAAGCATGAGATTTGCCACCAAAAGCCCAATCACTAAACCGACGGCCCGGGTAACGATAATTTCGATGGGGGTGCGCCGAAATTGTTGTTCGAAGCGGCGATAGGTACTTTGGGCTAGGAGACCGATGGAGAGACCCAGTAGGGAAGCAAAACCTGCTCCAACCCACCGGAGCGCTTCAATGTTGGAGGCTTGGTCACGCACGGAGGCAGGGAGTAAATCAATGACATCAAATCCCACAAGGGCGATCGCCACCACAAAGATCAGAACAAGGAAAATATCGAACATAGGTCTTACCCGGCTATAAGTCCCAGTTTTAGGGGGAATTTGGGGTTTAGGATAATGGAGAATAATGCCCTCATTATATCGGTGGGCCTTCCATTCCTTCGCGCCTCTGGGAATTAACAAAATTTGTTGATTTTTCCCCAAATTTTCCAGCTAAATGCTCCCTATCCTCCATTGAGGTTGTTCTACCTTGATTACCAGTGCCTATCTCCATCTCCCCTTTTGTTTACGTCGCTGTTTTTACTGTGATTTTCCGATTACGGTGACGGGGGAAAAACAAACGGCGGGCATTCGCGCCCAAATGGAAGTATATGGGGCCTGGCTCTGTCGGGAAATTCAGACAACACCGATCCTAGGGGGCAAGTTACAGACAATTTTCTTTGGGGGGGGTACGCCTTCTTTATTTCCGGTTGACCTCTTGGAGAAAGTTTTAAGTACCCTTGATCAGCGATTTGGTATTGCCCAGGGGGCCGAAATTTCCTTAGAGATCGACCCAGGCACATTTTCTTTAGAACAATTGATCTGGTACAAAAATATTGGCATTTCCCGTTTAAGCCTTGGGGTACAAGCTTTTCAGGATAATTTACTGGCCAACTGTGGGCGATCGCACAGGGTAATAAATATATTTACTGCGTGTGATCACCTGGAGCGATCGCAGATCCCCTGGAGTTTGGATCTGATCTCCGGATTACCGGATCAGACCCTCGATGATTGGCAGGCTTCCCTTGATCAGGCGATCGCCCTCAACCCCCACCACATTTCCTGCTATGACCTGGTGATCGAACCCCAAACCCCCTTTGGCAAACAATACGAACCCGGTGAAGGCCCGCTCCCTTCCGATGAAAATACTGCCGCCATGTATCGCCTCGCCAGTGAAACCCTCCAGCGGGCGGGTTATGACCACTACGAAATATCCAACTACGCCAAACCGGATTACCAATGTCGCCATAATCGCGTGTATTGGGAAAATCGCCCCTACTACGGTTTTGGCATGGGGGCTGCCAGCTTTACCCAAAACCAACGCTTTTCTCGGCCCCGCACCCGCGCTGCATACTACGCCTGGGTTGAACAATATGAAGACAATCACGGCATCTTAAATGTGGAGCCTTTAACAAAAGGCGATCGCCTCCTTGAAACCTTAATGCTGGGTCTGCGTTTAACGGAGGGTTTAGACCTATCTCAACTGATCACAGAGTTCGGCCAGAGCAATGTGGATCGAATTCTAGAAATCCTGAAACCTGCTTTTCAGAAAGACTGGGCTGTCCTTTCCCCCACAACGCCACCGCGCCTTGCCCTGAGCGATCCAGAAGGGTTACTGTTCTCCAACACGATTCTCGCGGAACTTTTTCACCACCTCGACCCAGAAAACCCCGTAGAATAATCACGCCTTCCCCTTTCTCTTTCCCTAACTATGATTGATCTTTTCCAGAAAAAAATCCTTGTCACTGGTGGTGCCGGCTTCCTTGGTCAACAGGTAATTCAGCAACTGATCCAAGCAGGGGCTCAACCCGAAAATATTGCTGTTCCCCGTTCCTCAAATTGTGACCTCCGCCAACTAGAAGCCTGTCAAAAAGCCGTTCACGGCCAAGATATCGTCATTCACCTGGCTGCCCACGTGGGGGGGATTGGCCTCAACCGCGAGAAACCTGCGGAACTTTTTTATGACAACTTAATGATGGGCACCCAACTGATCCACAGTGCCTACGAAGCCGGGATCGAAAAGTTTGTCTGTGTCGGAACAATTTGCGCTTACCCAAAATTCACCCCTGTACCCTTTAAGGAAGAAGACCTTTGGGCCGGCTATCCTGAAGAAACCAATGCGCCCTACGGCATTGCGAAAAAAGCACTCCTCGTTCAATTAGAAGCCTACCGTCTGCAATATGGTTTCAATGGTATTTACCTACTCCCAGTTAATCTCTATGGCCCTGGGGATAACTTCAAACCGGAAAGCTCCCATGTGATCCCTGCTTTAATCCGTAAAGTCTATGAAGCGCAACAGGCAGGAATTAAACAGCTCAAGGTTTGGGGAGATGGCAGCCCGACCAGAGAATTTCTCCACGCGACGGATGCGGCACGGGGCATTGTCTTAGGTACGCAAAAATATAACGAGGCAGCATCAATCAACCTCGGAACCAATACAGAAATCTCGATCAAGGATTTGGTGGAGTTAATTTGTGAACTGATGGCCTTTGACGGAGAGCTTATCTGGGAGACAGATCAGCCCAATGGACAACCCCGCCGTTGCCTAGATACCCAGAAAGCCAAGGAGAAATTTGGTTTCGAGGCAGCGATTGGTTTACAGCAGGGTTTACAGGAAACGATTGATTGGTATCGTCAAAATCCTGGGTAATTTTTTTCAGATCATCTTTCCCCAAAGGAACAGTGGCTCAGAATTCTCCCAGGCTAAAAAAATCTCCCCTTCAGGGGAGATAAATCAAAACTATCGATTCATTGCACCGTGGAGGTCTGCTTGGTTTGGTTGTTTGAGTTTACTGGCCAATCCTATACGTTCTAGTAAACGGATA
Coding sequences within:
- a CDS encoding PIN/TRAM domain-containing protein, producing the protein MFDIFLVLIFVVAIALVGFDVIDLLPASVRDQASNIEALRWVGAGFASLLGLSIGLLAQSTYRRFEQQFRRTPIEIIVTRAVGLVIGLLVANLMLAPIFLLPIPSEFGFLKPTFAILGSITFAYLGVSLADVHGRTFLRLINPNSLDTLLVAEGTLRPSPTKIIDTSCIIDGRLEELLKTGFIEGQILIPIFVLNELQQLADASNDQKRAKGRRGLDILQSMQNRFPKRVSVNPADYDDINTVDAKLVHLAQEINGILLTNDYNLQKVANLQKVEILNINDLAQAIRPIYLPGDNLDVKILKQGKEEKQGVGYLEDGTMVVVEEGKEFMGSDVAVTVTSSLQTSAGRMIFAKLSSSLAL
- a CDS encoding GDP-L-fucose synthase, with product MIDLFQKKILVTGGAGFLGQQVIQQLIQAGAQPENIAVPRSSNCDLRQLEACQKAVHGQDIVIHLAAHVGGIGLNREKPAELFYDNLMMGTQLIHSAYEAGIEKFVCVGTICAYPKFTPVPFKEEDLWAGYPEETNAPYGIAKKALLVQLEAYRLQYGFNGIYLLPVNLYGPGDNFKPESSHVIPALIRKVYEAQQAGIKQLKVWGDGSPTREFLHATDAARGIVLGTQKYNEAASINLGTNTEISIKDLVELICELMAFDGELIWETDQPNGQPRRCLDTQKAKEKFGFEAAIGLQQGLQETIDWYRQNPG
- the hemW gene encoding radical SAM family heme chaperone HemW, whose product is MITSAYLHLPFCLRRCFYCDFPITVTGEKQTAGIRAQMEVYGAWLCREIQTTPILGGKLQTIFFGGGTPSLFPVDLLEKVLSTLDQRFGIAQGAEISLEIDPGTFSLEQLIWYKNIGISRLSLGVQAFQDNLLANCGRSHRVINIFTACDHLERSQIPWSLDLISGLPDQTLDDWQASLDQAIALNPHHISCYDLVIEPQTPFGKQYEPGEGPLPSDENTAAMYRLASETLQRAGYDHYEISNYAKPDYQCRHNRVYWENRPYYGFGMGAASFTQNQRFSRPRTRAAYYAWVEQYEDNHGILNVEPLTKGDRLLETLMLGLRLTEGLDLSQLITEFGQSNVDRILEILKPAFQKDWAVLSPTTPPRLALSDPEGLLFSNTILAELFHHLDPENPVE
- a CDS encoding DUF1176 domain-containing protein, giving the protein MRFKYIVCSTLVSFGLGLSSCQNRSEPIAPEPDGTTTTDITEKPIPVPAEPLPLVNSQGADTKEVSETNSNDYLSPDIRAQIIPELIENRENLGLCQEFRFESELTEAASNVYRVGENEYLVHLVCGSTAYQLLQDYFLYQRDGDQFDLTPLPITYFYQDADQQLIKETEVTRAGYSEYDPSTQTISIFTKGRGLGDCGSLGFYQFTGTDLSLDRFLLKDECDGDYIEPINYPQVYP